The Cylindrospermum stagnale PCC 7417 genome segment GGTCATTGAAAGGCGCGGTTAGAGTATCGCTAGTTGCTGCTTTCGGTACTCCTGGCGAGTCGGGTAAGCCGAGTGTAGCCACACCAGAACCTGCCTTGACGAGGAACATATCAGCGTGTCCGTGGTAGCAACCTTCAAACTTGATGATTTTATCCCGGTTGGTGAAGGCTCGCATCAGCCGCAACACTGCCATACAAGCTTCTGTACCAGAGTTGACAAATCTGACCATTTCGATGCTAGGAACGGCATCAATGACCATTTCTGCCAAGACATTTTCTAGGAATGAGGGAGCACCAAAGCTGGTGCCCTTGGACAAGGCTGTATGCAGCGCCGCGATCACTTCTGGATGAGCATGACCGCAAATGGCTGGACCCCAAGTGCCGACATAGTCAATGTATTGGTTGCCATCTACATCCCAAATGTATGCACCGTTAACGCGCTCGAAAACAATCGGTTGTCCGCCGACCGATTTGAAGGCGCGAACTGGAGAACTGACTCCTCCTGGCATCAGGTTTTGGGCAGCGGCGAAGATTTCTTGTGATTTTGTGGTTTTAATTGTGGTATTTACCAATTTGCTCTCTCCTAGCAGCGGGAAATAAAAAAGCTCTATCTCAGGATAGGGTGAAAAGCTGCTGAGATTTTCTATCCTAGTGGAATTAGACGCACCAAAAAAATAACAATTATGATTTCATATAAGTCGAATAAAGACTTGCCTTTAGACATTCGGATTCGATTATCTGAGGCATCCCAAGAGCTTTACCGGGCAGCTTTTAACTCGGCGATTCATTGGTATGGTGAAGCAGCTAAAGCTCACAAAGTCGCCTTGAGTGCTGTGAAGATGCAGTCCGCTATGGAGAGAAATGCTCTGGTTTAGGGGCCAAGCAAAAAGTTGTATGGCCAAAAATGTACCAGTTGCTCGATGCGGAATGGTATCTTGAGTCCATAAATCATTCTCAAAGCGAGCAAATTAGCCTGTATGTCTTCTTCCGATCTGCATTCACTGCATCACGCCATCCCTGTTGAGAAAATCCGCTACGATCAACAGGGTCTAGTGCCGGCAATTGTCCAAGATTATCTAGATGGCACGGTCTTGATGATGGCATGGATGAATCGGGATTCGCTACAACAGACTTTGACAACAGGAGAAACTTGGTTTTGGAGTCGTTCGCGTCAGGAGTTGTGGCACAAAGGGGCGACTTCTGGGCATATTCAGAAAGTCCAGAGCATACGTTATGACTGTGACAGCGATGCGTTACTCATTGGAGTAGAACAGTTAGGAGATATCGCCTGCCACACTGGTGAGCGCAGTTGTTTTCATCAAGTAGAAGGAAAAATTGCCCCACCACCAGGGGATACATTGTCCCAGTTGTTTGAGGTAATATGCGATCGCCGCGACCACCCGAATGAAAGTTCTTACACCTGTAAATTATTCGCCGGTGGTGACAATAAGATTTTGAAAAAGATCGGTGAGGAAAGCGCTGAGGTGGTAATGGCGTTTAAAGATGATGAGGAAGAGGCGATCGCATCTGAAGTGGCAGATTTGCTATATCATACCCTCGTAGCCTTAGCCCACCATCAAGTTGACTTAAAATCGGTGTACCGCAAGTTGCAAGAACGTCGTCGATAACGGCGAAACTTGTCAGCCAATTCGCTATCATGGCAAATTAAGCGGCTGTCAGAAATAGGTCTGACGCCAAATTGACGCGAAACCCTTGATTTACCACAGGGGCAGTTAATGAAATGCCCCTAAAGGGACTCTCACAGCAGTTTTCGATTGATTAGACCAGACTGTAGAGACGTTGTATGCAAAGTCTCTAGCAAACATGTATTCCATTCACATTCCCAGCGCCGTAAGGCTACGATGCCTTAATATCCTGATCTCTTAGGTTGTGGGGATGTATCACGCTTACACGCTTTGCGCTTAGATATCAGCAAAATATTGTGTTTTTGTAATTCTTATCATTAGCTGAACTTTTCCTTACTCATTCCACAGAGTTTCCACAAGGATTTTATTAGTTTTCCACAGATGGTCTACGAACAAATAGGCTCTTGCCAGCTTATTGGGGATTTAACACTTGCAAAGTTCAGGAACTTCAGTACCTGAGTTTTTGTTAAGCAAAGTAACAATAAACCGCCTCTAAGCCTGATTATTTCGTAAACATTTATTTTTGCTCTAGTTGTTTTTAACATTTCGCAGCATTGACAAACCTACCCCCTGATAGCGCACAATGATTCGGCTTGCTTTTATAGTCCGTTCAACCGTCAGCATCAACTGTGTAAAATTACCTCAGATGAAGGGTGCAGATTGTCGGGCAGACGAAGGACTGTGTGAGTTAGCCCAAGACTGCCTCACCGCAAGCAACTTGTCCCTCTTGATTGCCCTCTGAGAAGGAAAATCTTATGAACGCAACAGTTAACATCTTTACAGAAATTCCCGAAACACTCCACGAATCCCTAAAAAACTATTTAGAGACACATCCCGATTGGGATCAAACCAGAGTATTGACAGCAGCGCTATCGCTGTTTTTGCTGCAAAATGGAGATAGCGATCGCCGCGCTGCCCGCGTCTATCTAGAAACTTTGTTCCATAACTGCTAATTAACATCCTCCCACTGCCAAAGGACGTACCGCGATGGCGGAGGATTCCGAGAATCACTTCTTAGGCTTCCTCTTCCCACGCACTGGCTTACTTTGATGAGGAAACCACCGTGCAGCAGTAGGCTTGTTGCTTGTCCTCATCAGAAAATTAGCCCAAATATATGATATTGAAACTGAAGTTAACTTGATTTCGACTGAATTAGGCGGTCGAAAGAGTCCTGTAAGTAGCGGGTTGCGTCCAGAATTTCGTTATGACGATCAAAATTGGATTGCCACATTATTCACAGATGAAGATGTTCATTTGGTATATCCTGGTCAAACAATTGTGGCCTATTTCGTCTCACTTAGCCCCCATCGTCATCTAGGTAAGCTTTATCCCGGCAAAGAGTTTACCCTTTCTAAACAATACTCAAAATTTGATTGACAGGTAAGCGGACTAGAGACATTGCTAGCAACGTCGCTTCAATCTCCACCACCAGAGGACAGGCTAGATGCCTGTCCTAAAAATTTTGCTGCGTTTGTCCAAAACAGACTCTTGACTTCTAGGTAAATTATGAGAAGCTAATAATTAGCTTATCTAAATATACGAAGTGCAGAGAACTCGTGACAAGACTTACGGGAAAACCAGACCTGTCAGAACAACTTGCTAATACTCCTAGAGCGGTCATTTTGGAAACCCAGGGATTGACACGCCGCTTTGGCAAGGCGACCGCAGTTGATACCTTAAACATATCTGTAGAACAGGGTGAAGTGTTTGGCTTGCTCGGCCCCAATGGCGCGGGTAAAAGTACTGTGATTAAGATGTTGACCACCCTACTACCTCTCAGTGGGGGGAAAGCAACTCTAGCTGGCTATGATGTGACTCATCAATCCACTGCCGTCAGACGGGTTATCGGCTATGTGCCTCAAGCTCTTTCGGCTGATGGTAGCCTCACTGGTTATGAAAATCTTTTAATTTTTGCCAAGCTATATGAAATTCCTCGTAGCCGACGCGAGCGCTCTATCCGTGATGCTCTGACTTTTATGGGTTTGCAGGATGTAGCACATCGTTTGGTAAGAACTTACTCCGGTGGGATGATTCGCAAGTTGGAAATTGCCGAATCCATTATGCATCAACCCCAGATTTTGTTTCTAGACGAGCCAACCGTCGGATTAGATCCGATTGCTCGCACTCAGGTATGGACACTCGTCCAAGAACTCTGTGCGGAGTACGGTACAACTATATTTTTAACAACTCACTTTTTAGAAGAAGCCGATATTCTGTGTAACCGAGTGGCGATTATGCAGCAGGGTAAGGAGATGATCACAGGCACACCGACTGACTTAAAAGCCTCCTTAGGTAAGGCTCGCGCAACTTTGGACGATGTCTTTATTCACTACACAGGCGATCAATTAGCCTCAGGAGTCAGCTACCGTGAAACCGCAAGAACCAGACGTGATGCTCAACGGTTGGGCTAGAGCCAGTCATCCCCGCCGACCTAATCTGATCTCTGCAATTAATGAACTAATTACGAAAACCCTCGTAATTACTGAACTGGAAGTGCGGAAACTCCGGCACGATCCTACTGATTTAGTGATTCGAGCTGTGCAACCGGCGTTATGGCTGCTGATTTTTGGGCAAGTGTTCTCTCAAACTCGGGCAATTCCTACAGGGAACTTACCCTATTTAGACTTTATGTCTGCTGGCATTCTGGCTCAGAGTGTGCTGTTTGTGGCAATTTTCACTGGCGGGATGACGCTGATTTGGGAGCGAGATTTAGGGGTGGTGCATAAATTCCTGGCTAGTCCTACACCCCGTGCAGCAATGGTGTTGGGCAAATCCCTAGCCTGTGGAATCCGGTGCTTATCACAGGTATTGATCATTTACGCATTGGCTCTGCTGTTAGGTGTAAAACTAAATCTCCATCCTGTAGCGATGATCAAAGTGCTACTGATTGTAATTTTAGGGGCGGGTTGTTTTTGTACTTTTTCTTTAATCATTGGCTGTTTGGTAAAAACCCGAGAACGGATGACGGGAATTGGGCAACTATTAACTATGCCGTTATTTTTTGCCAGCAATGCCATTTATCCGATTTCACTAATGCCCAACTGGTTAAAATATCTTTCCCACTTGAATCCCTTAACTTATGAGGTGGATGCTTTACGGGGGACGATGCTAGCGAATGGCACTAGTATCTATGGCTTTGGTTTAGACTGTGCAATTCTCTTGTTAACATTAGTAGGCTTGACCCTCATCTGTGGAAAACTTTATCCACGGGTGGCAATGTAATCAGGAGCATAACTATCTCATGAAGCTCGGTAAACCCTCTCAAGGTGCAACTTCCTCTGAATGTGCCACCAGAGTAATGGATACAATTCCATTGATCATGCGATTTATCCGTGGGGATATGCGAGCTCACAGTGCTGCTTCTTTATCTATACCTCAGTTGCGATCGCTTGCTTTTCTCAACCGCAATCCAGGTGCTTCTCTTTCTGACTTGGCAGAGCATCTGGGTGTGACTTGTGCCACGGCATCAAGCACCACAGAACGGCTAGTACAACGCAACTTTGTCCAACGCTGTGATCATCCCCAAGAGCGACGGCGGGTGGTTCTCAGTCTCACAGACGAGGGAAAATATCATCTTCAACAATCCCTCGATCAAACTCGCGCTCATATTGCAGACTTGCTCCAAGGTCTGACACCAGAGCAGGTTTCACAAATTGAAGAAGTATTGGCTTTACTAAAAAATGTCTTCGAGCAAACGGAACTCAAAGCTCCCTAATACTCAGGTTGCAAAACACGATGCCTTTGCAGCCTTGAGGTTTCCAGACTATCGACTATTTATTATCGGGCGTGTACTCCTGTTTACGGGGTTCCAAATCAGAAATATTGCCGTGGGCTGGGAATTGTATGAGCGCACGGGTTCAGCACTGGTTCTAGGTGGTGTGGGTCTGGTGCAGGTGATCCCAATCATTGCTCTCACCTTATTTGCTGGTCATCTAGCAGATAAATACGATCGCAAACGCATCATGATGTTCACGGTATTGATATCGGGTCTATCTTCCCTAGGGTTGGCATTCTTCTCTTACATCCAAGCACCAATTTATCTGGTGTACGCTTGTTTGCTGGTAACGGGTGCAGCTAGAGCATTTAATAAACCTGCCAGTGATTCTATTTTGTGGCAGTTGATACCTAAGAGTGCTTTTACAAGTGCTGCCACTTGGAATAGTAGCAGCTTTCAAATTGCCGCCATCACTGGGCCTGCTTTGGGAGGATTAGCGATCGCCTATTTAGGTAGTGCCACAGGAGTATATTTACTAGCATCTTTGGCAGCGCTGCTATCTTTTCTTTCTATCTTGATGATCGCTGACCAAAAAACTATTCGTTCCACAGAGCCAATTTCTATCAAGGCTTTAGCTGCTGGTGCTGAATTTGTCTGGCAAAATCAGTTGATTTTCGCAGCGATTACCTTAGATTTATTTGCCGTCTTGTTAGGGGGTGCAACAGCGCTGTTACCCATATTTGCCAAGGATATTTTGCACGTCGGCCCGGTGGAGTTGGGATATTTACAAGCAGCTCC includes the following:
- a CDS encoding ATP-binding cassette domain-containing protein, which codes for MTRLTGKPDLSEQLANTPRAVILETQGLTRRFGKATAVDTLNISVEQGEVFGLLGPNGAGKSTVIKMLTTLLPLSGGKATLAGYDVTHQSTAVRRVIGYVPQALSADGSLTGYENLLIFAKLYEIPRSRRERSIRDALTFMGLQDVAHRLVRTYSGGMIRKLEIAESIMHQPQILFLDEPTVGLDPIARTQVWTLVQELCAEYGTTIFLTTHFLEEADILCNRVAIMQQGKEMITGTPTDLKASLGKARATLDDVFIHYTGDQLASGVSYRETARTRRDAQRLG
- a CDS encoding MFS transporter; translation: MSSSKRNSKLPNTQVAKHDAFAALRFPDYRLFIIGRVLLFTGFQIRNIAVGWELYERTGSALVLGGVGLVQVIPIIALTLFAGHLADKYDRKRIMMFTVLISGLSSLGLAFFSYIQAPIYLVYACLLVTGAARAFNKPASDSILWQLIPKSAFTSAATWNSSSFQIAAITGPALGGLAIAYLGSATGVYLLASLAALLSFLSILMIADQKTIRSTEPISIKALAAGAEFVWQNQLIFAAITLDLFAVLLGGATALLPIFAKDILHVGPVELGYLQAAPSIGALIVAFVMAYLPPLRKAGLALLWAVVGFGVVTIIFGLSRWFWLSLLMLVLSGALDNISVIVRNTLVQIKTPDNLRGRVAAINGVFISTSNELGGFESGLAAALFGPVAAVVGGGIGTILVVVAVASIWSGIRNLGALHEME
- a CDS encoding ABC transporter permease, translated to MKPQEPDVMLNGWARASHPRRPNLISAINELITKTLVITELEVRKLRHDPTDLVIRAVQPALWLLIFGQVFSQTRAIPTGNLPYLDFMSAGILAQSVLFVAIFTGGMTLIWERDLGVVHKFLASPTPRAAMVLGKSLACGIRCLSQVLIIYALALLLGVKLNLHPVAMIKVLLIVILGAGCFCTFSLIIGCLVKTRERMTGIGQLLTMPLFFASNAIYPISLMPNWLKYLSHLNPLTYEVDALRGTMLANGTSIYGFGLDCAILLLTLVGLTLICGKLYPRVAM
- a CDS encoding MarR family winged helix-turn-helix transcriptional regulator → MKLGKPSQGATSSECATRVMDTIPLIMRFIRGDMRAHSAASLSIPQLRSLAFLNRNPGASLSDLAEHLGVTCATASSTTERLVQRNFVQRCDHPQERRRVVLSLTDEGKYHLQQSLDQTRAHIADLLQGLTPEQVSQIEEVLALLKNVFEQTELKAP
- a CDS encoding ChaB family protein — translated: MSYKSNKDLPLDIRIRLSEASQELYRAAFNSAIHWYGEAAKAHKVALSAVKMQSAMERNALV
- the hisIE gene encoding bifunctional phosphoribosyl-AMP cyclohydrolase/phosphoribosyl-ATP diphosphatase HisIE, whose protein sequence is MSSSDLHSLHHAIPVEKIRYDQQGLVPAIVQDYLDGTVLMMAWMNRDSLQQTLTTGETWFWSRSRQELWHKGATSGHIQKVQSIRYDCDSDALLIGVEQLGDIACHTGERSCFHQVEGKIAPPPGDTLSQLFEVICDRRDHPNESSYTCKLFAGGDNKILKKIGEESAEVVMAFKDDEEEAIASEVADLLYHTLVALAHHQVDLKSVYRKLQERRR
- a CDS encoding DUF2811 domain-containing protein, with amino-acid sequence MNATVNIFTEIPETLHESLKNYLETHPDWDQTRVLTAALSLFLLQNGDSDRRAARVYLETLFHNC